The following proteins are co-located in the Phyllostomus discolor isolate MPI-MPIP mPhyDis1 chromosome 1, mPhyDis1.pri.v3, whole genome shotgun sequence genome:
- the NWD2 gene encoding NACHT and WD repeat domain-containing protein 2, which translates to MWSAGAGTKLPCPRDSALRRAAFSGNLTALPSHLVPAGRSVRVFISANPEDTGAERQTLRENVYPKLREFCRENYGLEFQVIDLYWGVDEDEWDSPELQKTRMRLLEDCLKTSAGPCFVGLLGEKYGNIRIPGEVEASEFEMILDAAVEAKLETQLLEEWYCRDENSVPAAYYLRPKSEMLKSNKNGMQPSANAENGKTWQEISDEIKKIFKAAVKLLHEKGKMKHGQAKRYLFSAIEDEFDFALGKQTPAFLKKCVCYIRKIANIERFVKIPEMGKYMDVTGTEPRIIRDPEAQEKLIKLRDEFIPTIVASSNLRVYTSVTHCDMKLGYSQEIENHYIEGLGKQFYEDMIDIIQATVQQNFDTETDTLYDEILQHSSLCKTYASFYEYKCESLNIVHKYILPSKTGHIHPLIVYGGPCTGKTLLLAEVAKKAYGWLHEDTGPESDPVIVVRFLGSTDISTDLRTVLLSVCEQLAVNYRCLVQSYPKKIHDLRDLFINLLNESSLQRPLVIIFDALEQLSESDEARKLWWLPAHLPRFVRIVLSTLPNKHGILQKLRCLIHEENNYIELIPRDRKMCSQVLKHQLLRVKRKVTSGQQIYVNNAFSKCTLPMFVNLTFREVRHWRSHKDVDESSLCVTVHESIEQLFSSLEKKCGQKLVSRALGYITMAKMGLSEMELEDVLALDNSVMNEITENSRPSNPLRVPYLYIARLKEGLSGYLIERHVKNITLLVWANRHLQLIAQKLYLKDDSDLHEMHTILADYFLGVWSGGRRKAFCLEDPYLNGCLDLESRSLLEEEKHFMEQASFDRQAPDQPWVFQCNPLEPDIFFVNHRKMSELLHHLTRCGKTDDLLYGIIMNFSWLYTMVKIGQFDKVLSDIELAYNYTQEKELKFLASTLRGIKNKIVAFPGSLSAELQQRLLPVVSSLPKLRHLLLECDKDGPKYCSIVPLHSSMDVTYSPERLPLSSSHLHVTEILPTSNPSTVLAALENGSISTWDVETRQLLRQITTAQSVILGMKLTSDEKYLVVATTNNTLLIYDNVNSCLLSEVEIKGTRHGSGSPYINGFTLSVNHALAWLEASKDVTVIDLLYGWPLYQFHCWYEVTCVQCSLDGSYAFCGQYLNTTTIFHLGSGEKVCTVTSEFSGGFVQFLLILDTAQEMVMVDSEGSLSVWNTEDIASPQLTDDFDCRREGSEVVSIELSEDQSAILICKALSIELLDTGMWKVAEKFRAKHNERFISAVLSKNGDCIIATMENTSAVFFWRRDTGQCMASLQEISGTIVKLVKSSHHNMLLSLSTSGVLSVWDIDIITAMSNIDKTGKPIQSLVLPARGEIIYSLDGSDCVHKWNFSSGFIEAVFKHEGIVEHCVLTSSGDIMVTADDKSSQYVWHTNSGDNLFRINGQRISQLLITHNDQFVVSLCEENASRVWRLATGHRVCNILTTLQNAFITSANTFVVGMTKSKVLAVSLWTGSITKKFCCEDGTSIVSFKLIPDCPDVVVFITSAETVNVWSLTDEVICRRVQLPSNFLKSLEDFEISPNGKLGILSRGDENINVLDLHNGKLRVVHASGVIWRQRLSRDGRYLVYICFRGGEEEEEENGATSSLIVMRLADGKNIGACSLYKTPTFLALSQRHLNIVVGFDDGSIGIYTVVDRVDAALKIKIATSNSRQIFNNAAQTSRPKCSSHCFKVSVDCLWRESTEVFARDSPITVSDSAESNEATPSKKHNSCYERMCSVLEPRGHSYGPDN; encoded by the exons CTGTCGGGACGAGAACTCCGTGCCAGCGGCTTATTACCTCAGACCCAAATCAGAAATGCTGAAGAGCAATAAAAATGGA ATGCAGCCATCTGCCAACGCTGAGAATGGGAAGACCTGGCAAGAGATATCTGACGAGATCAAAAAGATATTTAAGGCTGCGGTGAAACTGTTGcatgaaaaggggaaaatgaagcACGGCCAAGCTAAGAGGTACCTGTTCTCAG CCATAGAGGACGAGTTCGACTTCGCTCTCGGGAAGCAGACGCCAGCATTCCTGAAGAAGTGCGTCTGCTACATCAGGAAAATTGCCAACATTGAGCGTTTTGTCAAAATCCCAGAGATGGGAAAATACATGGACGTAACTGGAACAGAACCAAGGATCATTCGGGACCCAGAAGCCCAAGAGAAGCTGATAAAACTCAGGGATGAATTTATTCCGACTATTGTCGCGTCATCTAATCTCCGGGTGTACACATCGGTCACTCACTGTGACATGAAGCTCGGCTATTCCCAGGAAATAGAAAATCATTACATCGAAGGACTGGGCAAACAGTTTTATGAGGACATGATTGATATAATTCAGGCAACGGTACAGCAGAACTTTGACACTGAAACCGATACGCTCTACGACGAAATCCTCCAGCATTCGTCGTTATGTAAAACATACGCCTCTTTCTACGAGTACAAATGTGAATCTCTAAACATAGTTCATAAATACATCCTCCCGAGCAAAACCGGGCACATCCACCCGCTCATTGTGTACGGCGGGCCATGCACGGGGAAGACGCTTCTGCTAGCCGAAGTAGCAAAGAAG GCTTATGGCTGGCTACATGAAGACACAGGACCAGAATCTGACCCAGTAATCGTTGTGCGATTTCTAGGAAGCACAGACATCAGTACTGACCTCAGGACTGTCCTCCTAAGTGTTTGCGAACAATTGGCAGTGAACTACCGGTGTCTGGTCCAGAGCTACCCTAAGAAGATTCATGACCTCCGTGACTTGTTCATAAACCTTTTGAATGAGTCTTCATTGCAGAGGCCTCTAGTAATAATATTCGATGCCCTAGAGCAGCTCTCAGAGAGCGACGAGGCCAGGAAGCTTTGGTGGCTCCCTGCTCACCTGCCCCGCTTCGTACGGATAGTCCTGTCCACACTGCCCAACAAACACGGGATCCTGCAGAAACTACGGTGCCTTATCCACGAAGAAAACAATTACATCGAGTTGATTCCCCGCGACAGGAAGATGTGCAGCCAGGTCCTCAAACACCAGCTGCTGCGAGTCAAAAGGAAGGTCACATCAGGCCAGCAGATTTACGTGAACAATGCGTTCTCCAAGTGCACGCTGCCCATGTTTGTGAACCTGACCTTCAGGGAGGTGAGACATTGGCGATCTCACAAAGACGTCGATGAATCCTCCCTCTGTGTCACTGTTCATGAAAGCATAGAGCAGCTATTCTCGTCCTTAGAGAAGAAGTGTGGTCAGAAACTGGTCTCCAGGGCTCTTGGCTACATCACCATGGCCAAAATGGGCCTGAGTGAAATGGAACTGGAGGATGTGTTGGCCCTAGACAACAGTGTTATGAATGAGATCACGGAGAACTCCAGGCCCAGCAACCCCCTGAGGGTACCTTATTTGTACATCGCGAGACTCAAGGAGGGTCTCAGTGGGTACTTAATAGAAAGACACGTGAAGAACATCACCCTCCTGGTCTGGGCCAACAGACACCTGCAGCTCATAGCCCAGAAGCTGTACCTGAAGGACGACAGTGACCTGCATGAAATGCACACCATCCTGGCAGATTATTTTCTGGGGGTCTGGTCAGGGGGCAGGAGGAAAGCTTTCTGCCTCGAAGACCCCTACTTGAATGGCTGCCTCGACTTGGAAAGCAGGAGCCTGCTTGAGGAAGAAAAGCACTTCATGGAACAGGCTTCTTTTGACAGGCAGGCCCCAGACCAGCCTTGGGTTTTCCAGTGTAACCCACTGGAGCCTGACATCTTCTTCGTCAATCACCGGAAAATGTCCGAGCTCTTGCACCACCTGACGCGGTGCGGGAAAACCGACGACCTGCTTTATGGCATCATCATGAACTTCAGCTGGCTTTACACCATGGTCAAAATCGGCCAGTTCGACAAAGTGCTCTCGGACATCGAGCTGGCTTACAACTACACGCAAGAGAAGGAGCTGAAGTTCCTGGCCAGCACCCTCCGCGGCATCAAGAACAAGATCGTGGCCTTCCCTGGCTCCCTGTCAGCAGAGCTGCAGCAGAGGCTGCTGCCTGTCGTCAGTTCCCTGCCCAAGCTGAGACACCTTCTTCTGGAGTGCGACAAAGACGGGCCCAAATACTGCTCCATTGTGCCGTTACACTCATCCATGGACGTGACGTACAGCCCAGAGCGTCTTCCCTTGTCGTCTAGTCACCTGCATGTCACTGAGATTCTGCCAACTTCTAACCCCAGCACGGTCCTCGCTGCTTTAGAAAATGGCTCTATCAGCACATGGGACGTGGAAACTCGTCAGTTACTCAGGCAAATCACAACAGCCCAGTCTGTCATCCTGGGCATGAAACTCACCAGCGACGAAAAGTATCTTGTGGTGGCGACCACCAATAACACCTTGCTGATTTACGACAATGTCAACTCCTGTCTCCTGTCCGAAGTGGAAATCAAAGGGACCAGGCACGGAAGTGGCTCCCCCTACATCAATGGATTTACCCTGTCTGTCAACCATGCCCTTGCATGGCTGGAAGCCAGCAAAGATGTCACCGTCATCGATCTGCTCTACGGCTGGCCCCTGTACCAGTTCCACTGCTGGTATGAAGTGACGTGCGTCCAGTGCTCTCTGGACGGGAGCTACGCTTTCTGTGGGCAGTACCTGAACACCACCACCATATTTCACTTAGGGAGTGGAGAAAAGGTGTGTACCGTGACATCTGAGTTTTCAGGTGGCTTTGTGCAGTTTCTTCTTATCTTGGACACGGCTCAAGAAATGGTCATGGTTGACAGTGAAGGAAGCCTTTCTGTCTGGAATACGGAGGACATTGCCAGCCCCCAGCTGACGGATGACTTCGACTGCCGGAGAGAAGGCAGCGAGGTGGTCAGCATTGAACTTTCGGAGGACCAAAGTGCAATTCTGATCTGCAAAGCCCTCAGCATTGAGCTCTTAGATACCGGCATGTGGAAGGTGGCGGAAAAGTTCAGGGCTAAGCACAACGAACGCTTCATATCCGCCGTGCTGTCCAAAAATGGAGACTGCATCATCGCGACCATGGAAAATACCTCAGCCGTGTTTTTCTGGAGGCGGGACACGGGACAGTGTATGGCAAGCCTGCAGGAAATCTCAGGTACCATAGTTAAGCTGGTGAAGTCCAGTCACCACAATATGCTGCTCTCTTTATCAACCAGCGGCGTCCTGTCCGTGTGGGACATCGACATCATCACAGCCATGTCCAACATAGACAAGACTGGAAAGCCCATCCAGAGCCTGGTGTTGCCTGCTAGAGGGGAAATCATTTACTCCCTGGATGGCTCTGACTGTGTTCACAAGTGGAACTTCAGCAGCGGGTTCATCGAAGCCGTGTTTAAGCACGAAGGGATCGTTGAACACTGCGTGTTGACATCCTCTGGAGACATCATGGTGACAGCAGATGACAAAAGCAGCCAGTACGTCTGGCACACCAACAGCGGTGACAACCTCTTCCGAATCAATGGGCAGAGAATCTCTCAGCTGCTCATCACACACAACGACCAGTTCGTGGTCTCTCTGTGCGAGGAAAACGCCTCGCGGGTGTGGAGACTGGCCACGGGCCACAGGGTCTGCAACATCCTGACCACGCTGCAGAACGCCTTCATAACCTCCGCGAACACCTTCGTGGTGGGGATGACCAAGAGCAAGGTGCTGGCGGTCAGCCTGTGGACGGGAAGCATCACCAAGAAGTTTTGCTGTGAGGATGGCACCTCCATTGTGAGTTTCAAGCTGATCCCCGACTGCCCCGACGTCGTCGTGTTCATCACGTCGGCCGAGACGGTGAACGTCTGGAGTCTGACGGACGAAGTGATCTGCCGCCGGGTGCAGCTCCCCAGCAACTTCCTGAAAAGCCTAGAGGATTTTGAAATTTCTCCCAATGGGAAGTTAGGCATTCTATCCCGGGGAGATGAAAATATCAACGTGCTAGACTTACACAACGGCAAACTGCGGGTGGTTCACGCCTCCGGGGTCATCTGGCGGCAGAGGCTGTCTCGGGACGGCCGGTACCTGGTATACATCTGTTTCcgaggcggggaggaggaggaggaggaaaacgGGGCCACGTCCAGTTTAATTGTCATGAGACTGGCCGACGGCAAAAACATCGGTGCTTGTTCCCTGTACAAAACACCCACTTTCCTCGCGCTCTCCCAGAGGCACCTGAACATCGTCGTGGGCTTTGACGACGGGAGCATAGGGATATACACGGTGGTGGACCGCGTGGATGCCGCGCTGAAGATTAAAATCGCCACTTCAAACAGCAGACAGATATTCAACAACGCGGCACAGACGTCCAGGCCAAAGTGCAGCAGTCACTGTTTCAAAGTGTCTGTGGACTGCTTGTGGAGGGAGTCGACGGAGGTCTTCGCACGAGACAGCCCCATCACAGTGAGTGACTCGGCGGAGTCGAACGAGGCGACGCCCTCCAAGAAACACAACTCTTGCTATGAGCGGATGTGCTCTGTCCTGGAGCCCAGGGGCCACAGCTATGGCCCTGACAACTGA